A DNA window from Phoenix dactylifera cultivar Barhee BC4 chromosome 13, palm_55x_up_171113_PBpolish2nd_filt_p, whole genome shotgun sequence contains the following coding sequences:
- the LOC103707233 gene encoding 60S ribosomal protein L22-2-like: protein MSRGGSMAASKGGKKRVSTTFTIECAKPVEDKIMDIASLEKFLQERIKVAGGKPGALGDQVSITRDKSKITVTSEGPFSKRYLKYLTKKYLKKHNVRDWLRVIASNKDRSVYELRYFNIAENEGEEED, encoded by the exons atGAGCCGCGGGGGGAGCATGGCGGCGTCGAAGGGAGGGAAGAAGAGGGTTTCGACGACGTTCACGATCGAATGCGCGAAGCCGGTGGAGGATAAGATCATGGACATCGCCTCACTCGAGAAGTTCCTGCAGGAGCGCATCAAGGTCGCCGGCGGCAAGCCCGGCGCCCTCGGCGACCAGGTCTCCATCACCCGAGACAAGTCCAAGATCACCGTCACCTCCGAGGGCCCCTTCTCTAAGCG GTATTTGAAGTATCTAACtaagaaatacttgaagaaacaCAATGTGCGAGACTGGTTGCGAGTGATTGCTTCCAACAAAGACCGCAGTGTTTATGAGCTCCGATACTTCAACATAGCGGAGAATGAGGGCGAAGAGGAAGACTGA
- the LOC103707303 gene encoding pentatricopeptide repeat-containing protein At3g62890 — MEGAVQLPPTFERYEMRAASSSKLISLTHPTLHLSHPTPDAFFWNSLIRAHPAVALSLYRRMLLHGVRPDLYTFPFLLLSFSSPSPLPPAALPLLHAHALLSGFASHPFVRTSLVSAYSHCSSLPLARRLFDEIPLPDLPSWNSIISAYLRAGLLISALQIFVKMPERNVVAWSCMIDGFVKCGDHRGALQLFRDMQREAYVKPNEFTMSSVLAACAKLGALEHGKWAHAYIDRSGMKVNMVLGTSLIDMYAKCGSIDRARLVFDSLGPDKDKDIKAWSAMISGLAIHGLAMECLDLFLSMRGLAVIPNAITFLGVLSACVHARLVNEGEKYFEQMVKEFGIDPMIQHYGCIVDLYARAGLIGKAWDVVNSMPMKPDVLIWGALLSGSRMHGDIETCKASIKQLIELEPTNSGAYVLLSNAYAKRGRWDDVRRVRNRMEELGIKKTPGCSLVEVHGHLHEFFVADRSHPEMREISLMLEEIMGRLTVAGYVGNTEEGLLDLDEEGKELALSLHSEKLAIAFSLIKTSPGTAIRIIKNLRICMDCHVAIKLISKIYDRGIVVRDCSRFHYFRDGFCSCKDYW; from the coding sequence ATGGAGGGCGCCGTCCAGCTCCCGCCAACCTTCGAGCGCTACgaaatgcgagcagcctcatcCTCCAAGCTGATATCTTTGACCCACCCCACCCTCCACCTCTCCCACCCCACCCCCGACGCCTTCTTCTGGAACTCCCTCATCCGTGCCCACCCCGCCGTCGCCCTCTCCCTCTACCGCCGCATGCTTCTCCACGGCGTCCGCCCCGACCTCTATACtttccccttcctcctcctctccttctcctccccctcccccctccctccaGCCGCACTCCCCCTCCTCCATGCCCACGCCCTCCTCTCCGGCTtcgcctcccacccgttcgtCCGCACCTCCCTCGTCTCCGCCTACTCCCACTGCTCCTCCCTCCCCCTTGCCCGCCGCCTCTTCGACGAAATCCCACTCCCCGACCTCCCTTCCTGGAATTCCATCATCTCTGCTTACCTCAGGGCCGGCCTCCTCATCTCCGCCCTCCAAATATTCGTGAAAATGCCCGAGAGAAACGTGGTCGCTTGGAGCTGCATGATAGATGGCTTCGTCAAATGCGGCGACCACAGGGGAGCGCTGCAATTGTTCCGCGACATGCAGAGAGAAGCGTATGTCAAGCCGAATGAGTTCACTATGTCGAGCGTGCTTGCTGCTTGTGCGAAATTGGGTGCGCTCGAGCACGGGAAGTGGGCGCACGCGTACATCGACCGGAGCGGCATGAAGGTGAACATGGTGCTGGGGACTTCTTTGATCGATATGTATGCCAAGTGCGGGAGCATCGACAGGGCAAGGTTGGTGTTTGATAGTTTGGGCCCTGACAAGGACAAGGATATCAAGGCATGGAGCGCAATGATCTCGGGGCTTGCAATTCATGGACTCGCAATGGAATGCCTTGATTTGTTTCTTAGCATGAGGGGACTGGCAGTAATTCCTAATGCCATAACGTTCTTAGGAGTTCTCAGTGCTTGTGTCCATGCACGATTGGTTAATGAGGGTGAAAAGTATTTTGAGCAAATGGTGAAGGAGTTTGGTATCGATCCAATGATTCAACACTATGGCTGCATTGTGGATCTTTATGCAAGAGCCGGGCTTATAGGAAAGGCATGGGATGTAGTGAATTCGATGCCCATGAAACCCGACGTGCTCATTTGGGGGGCTCTTTTGAGCGGTTCACGAATGCATGGGGATATCGAGACATGCAAGGCTTCGATCAAGCAACTTATAGAGTTGGAGCCAACGAATAGCGGGGCTTATGTGCTTCTCTCCAATGCTTATGCAAAGAGGGGCAGGTGGGATGATGTGAGGAGAGTGCGAAATCGTATGGAAGAATTGGGGATTAAGAAGACGCCTGGATGCAGTCTCGTCGAGGTGCATGGCCACCTGCATGAGTTCTTTGTGGCAGACCGATCACATCCGGAGATGAGGGAGATATCTCTAATGCTTGAGGAGATTATGGGAAGGTTAACAGTAGCAGGCTATGTGGGGAATACTGAAGAAGGGTTGCTggacttggatgaagaagggaAGGAGTTAGCCCTATCTCTTCACAGTGAGAAGCTGGCCATTGCATTCAGCTTGATTAAAACAAGTCCTGGGACGGCTATACGCATAATTAAGAATCTAAGAATATGCATGGATTGCCATGTTGCCATTAAGCTTATATCCAAAATCTATGATCGAGGGATAGTTGTGAGGGATTGCAGCCGATTTCACTATTTTCGAGACGGATTCTGCTCCTGTAAAGATTACTGGTAA
- the LOC103707232 gene encoding blue-light photoreceptor PHR2, which translates to MEPNPRSQTPETPDHESQDSETQQQPLEIAKPFPIASISLSLSSLLSPHLLLSTKKASLSPFSHLKIPSQISSLVHLSLSSSSTKPSSKTSTPSRVANSPLQSPSPLLRRRPADPSHSAAGRRCTVVWFRADLRVHDNEALTAATNDSLSLLPVYLFDPRDYGKSSSGFDKTGPYRATFLLQSVANLRRSLRERGSDLVVRVGRAETVLVELARAVGADAVYAHREVSHDEVRAEERVTKAMEEEGMEVKYFWGSTLYHIDDLPFEVEQMPSNYGGFREKVQRVAVRKTIEALDQIKGLPSRGDVDPGEIPSLVDLGLNPAPTMSLDGKPSMNASLVGGETEALERLKKFAAECRAQPNKGEGTRDSIYGANFSCKISPWLAMGCLSPRFMYEDLKKTATSAISASSTPKTGAAAADNGMNWLIFELLWRDFFRFITKKYSSIKKKIEAEPATACTSALV; encoded by the exons ATGGAGCCCAACCCCCGCTCCCAAACTCCAGAAACCCCTGACCACGAATCCCAAGACTCAGAAACCCAGCAACAGCCTTTGGAGATCGCCAAACCCTTTCCAATAGCCTCcatttccctctccctctcctccctcctctccccccATCTCCTCCTCTCCACCAAAAAAGCCTccctttcccccttctcccaccTCAAAATTCCCTCCCAGATCTCCTCCCTCgtccacctctccctctccagttCTTCCACGAAACCCTCCTCCAAAACCTCTACCCCCTCTCGCGTCGCCAACTCCCCCCTCCAATCCCCTTcccccctcctccgccgccgccccgcCGATCCCTCTCACTCCGCCGCGGGCCGCCGCTGCACCGTCGTCTGGTTCCGCGCCGACCTCCGCGTCCACGACAACGAGGCCCTGACAGCCGCCACCAACgactccctctccctcctccccgTCTACCTCTTCGACCCCCGGGACTACGGCAAGTCCTCCTCCGGATTCGACAAGACCGGACCCTACCGCGCCACCTTCCTCCTCCAGTCCGTCGCCAATCTCCGCCGCAGCCTCCGCGAACGGGGCTCCGACCTCGTCGTCCGGGTCGGCCGGGCGGAGACCGTGCTGGTGGAGCTCGCCCGTGCTGTCGGTGCCGACGCGGTGTACGCCCACCGGGAGGTGTCCCACGATGAGGTGCGGGCGGAGGAGCGAGTGACGAAGGCCATggaggaagaagggatggaggtgaAGTACTTCTGGGGGAGCACGCTGTACCACATTGATGATTTGCCGTTCGAGGTCGAGCAGATGCCATCTAATTACGGGGGGTTCAGGGAGAAAGTGCAGCGGGTGGCGGTGAGGAAGACAATCGAGGCTCTGGACCAGATTAAGGGGCTGCCGTCGAGGGGCGACGTTGATCCTGGGGAGATTCCGAGCTTGGTCGACCTGGGGCTCAACCCGGCACCAACCATGTCTCTG GATGGAAAACCTTCCATGAATGCTTCACTTGTGGGTGGCGAGACTGAAGCACTAGAGAGACTGAAAAAGTTTGCAGCTGAATGCCGTGCCCAACCAAACAAAGGGGAAGGAACTCGAGATAGCATCTATGGTGCTAATTTCTCATGCAAAATCTCACCATGGCTAGCGATGGGATGCCTTTCTCCACGTTTCATGTACGAGGACCTGAAAAAGACTGCAACGAG TGCAATATCTGCCTCCTCAACTCCAAAGACTGGTGCTGCTGCAGCAGATAATGGAATGAATTGGTTAATATTTGAACTATTATGGAGGGATTTTTTCAG GTTCATCACTAAAAAATACAGCTCCATCAAGAAAAAGATCGAAGCTGAGCCAGCCACAGCTTGCACCAGTGCCCTTGTTTGA
- the LOC103707234 gene encoding UDP-glucuronic acid decarboxylase 2 produces the protein MGSELIYRGHEPQPHDGDGGYLPKPPKRCGWLSRPLRYLLGEQRLLFVLVGMALASLVFVLLPRAPPAAGSAVGAHVMVDLVRRSAAAGVGGGYYNHREALPARRFVGGKVPLGLKRKGLRIVVTGGAGFVGSHLVDRLLARGDSVIVVDNFFTGKKENVMHHFGNPNFELIRHDVVEPLLLEVDQIYHLACPASPVHYKFNPIKTIKTNVVGTLNMLGLAKRVGARFLLTSTSEVYGDPLQHPQVETYWGNVNPIGVRSCYDEGKRTAETLAMDYHRGAHVEVRIARIFNTYGPRMCIDDGRVVSNFVAQALRKEPMTVYGDGKQTRSFQYVSDLVEGLMRLMEGEHVGPFNLGNPGEFTMLELAKVVQETIEPNARIEFRPNTEDDPHKRKPDITKAKELLGWEPKISLRQGLPLMVSDFRKRISGDHSSSDAATAGSSTGTS, from the exons ATGGGCTCGGAGCTCATCTACAGAGGCCACGAGCCCCAGCCCCACGACGGCGACGGCGGGTACTTGCCGAAGCCCCCGAAGCGGTGCGGGTGGCTCTCGCGGCCGCTCCGCTACCTGCTCGGCGAGCAAAGGCTCCTCTTCGTGCTCGTCGGGATGGCGCTCGCCTCCCTGGTCTTCGTCCTCCTCCCGCGTGCGCCTCCGGCCGCGGGATCCGCTGTCGGCGCCCACGTCATGGTCGACCTCGTCCGCCGCTCCGCCGCCGCAGGCGTCGGCGGAGGGTACTACAACCACCGGGAGGCGCTCCCGGCGAGGAGGTTCGTCGGGGGCAAGGTGCCGCTGGGGCTGAAGCGGAAGGGGCTGAGGATCGTGGTGACCGGCGGGGCGGGATTCGTCGGGAGCCATCTCGTGGACCGTCTGCTTGCTCGCGGGGACAGCGTGATCGTGGTGGATAACTTCTTCAcagggaagaaggagaacgTGATGCATCACTTCGGGAACCCCAATTTCGAGCTCATCCGCCATGACGTCGTGGAGCCGCTCCTCCTTGAGGTTGACCAGATCTACCACCTCGCGTGCCCGGCTTCTCCCGTGCACTATAAGTTCAATCCCATCAAGACTATC AAGACCAACGTAGTGGGAACCCTCAACATGCTCGGCCTGGCCAAGAGGGTCGGCGCCCGTTTCCTTCTCACCAGCACCAGTGAAGTCTATGGCGACCCCCTCCAGCACCCCCAGGTTGAGACCTACTGGGGCAACGTCAATCCCATCG GGGTCAGGAGCTGCTACGACGAGGGCAAGCGTACGGCCGAGACTTTGGCCATGGACTACCATCGTGGTGCCCATGTTGAG GTGAGGATTGCTCGAATCTTTAACACGTACGGGCCTCGCATGTGCATCGACGATGGCCGGGTCGTCAGCAACTTTGTGGCCCAG GCGCTGAGGAAGGAGCCGATGACAGTTTACGGGGATGGGAAGCAAACAAGGAGTTTCCAGTACGTCTCGGATCTG GTCGAGGGGTTGATGAGGCTGATGGAAGGAGAGCATGTTGGGCCATTCAACCTTGGGAATCCCGGTGAGTTCACAATGCTGGAGCTCGCCAAGGTGGTGCAGGAGACCATTGAACCCAATGCCCGGATCGAGTTCCGGCCCAACACCGAGGATGACCCCCACAAGCGCAAGCCTGACATCACCAAGGCGAAGGAACTGCTTGGCTGGGAGCCCAAGATCTCCCTCCGCCAGGGTCTTCCCCTCATGGTCTCCGACTTCCGCAAGCGAATCTCCGGCGACCACTCCAGCTCCGATGCCGCCACCGCCGGCTCCAGCACCGGCACCTCCTAA